The Chroicocephalus ridibundus chromosome 20, bChrRid1.1, whole genome shotgun sequence genome has a window encoding:
- the LRIF1 gene encoding ligand-dependent nuclear receptor-interacting factor 1, giving the protein MSIRPLGAPQSREERPGSATQFIAGCVYRVVQTTGPDGKNLLKLLPISKSSGSFVPVVQSSAMPNNSKANIPSPVHLTFKTQLANTTAPSSVKIPVFQSPNSGKIILTRTLDKQESVRAGSEKEGSIPKSAANVQGSCVSVDRLSLQNVAVTSSSNQSNTAYMLVNTTSLPVAMKSPMLPSDHHLQIPADAEVKSVPASFLPPAIQQKILTTAATNVSAGADSTKMPTVIYVSPVNTVKTVLPKCLQPICPKPATEVSKTLIMTATQKGNSSSPETPTSDGQQHQRSPMKWIVQESPQSSAPCIIPVKSSNNVASKILKTFSDMKNVEVNSANILPLCSSGPGGSQTKITPFKDNALVMYNGKVYLLTKRGSDVLTAQADKQASSSSDASLKKETSKLIDSTAVNKITNKVVNLVLSKSKGMVLSQKDPKTCTNAKTSSPTGLRNDLKSAPAAPVTPNANQQNSTVNQRKSLPVTESISSGVTPVTAVGAQENVCQNGKEKIHSPKAASAVLPQSKQECAFSEDCQKIQYEKMDSPGKVIQIKHQEKPHWKEYLKIRKKFGLTKEERVYLKKIPLRSSYEKPEERVRSSNRLTRANYSWSSSSLDVKITDQHQECVEEEKIIVDLEEDLTKKRKIKSSPLSDGGKRRKTSVRSTTSPSSENTSSSSSAPNRSVSPPPVLLQQSLSTDCVTSSVQRDSEQDADSQYTNITDSNIPVLVSCEDGTSVLEGSFRDDVFPWTPPDLDETIRDEKIKRLKQLLREREAALEEMRRKMQQS; this is encoded by the exons CATTGCAGGCTGTGTGTACCGCGTAGTTCAGACGACGGGACCAGATGGAAAAAACCTTCTGAAATTACTTCCAATTTCTAAATCTTCTGGAAGCTTTGTGCCAGTAGTTCAGTCTTCAGCCATGCCAAATAATTCTAAGGCGAATATTCCTAGTCCAGTCCATCTTACTTTTAAGACACAGCTTGCCAATACTACTGCACCTTCATCTGTTAAGATACCTGTTTTTCAGTCTCCTAATTCTGGAAAGATTATTCTTACAAGGACATTAGACAAACAGGAAAGCGTTAGGGCAGGGTCTGAAAAAGAAGGCTCGATTCCCAAATCAGCTGCTAACGTCCAGGGCAGTTGTGTTTCAGTTGATAGACTGTCTTTGCAGAACGTTGCTGTAACGAGTTCATCTAACCAGAGTAACACTGCATACATGTTGGTAAACACAACAAGTCTTCCAGTCGCTATGAAGTCTCCTATGCTGCCCTCTGACCACCACCTCCAGATACCAGCTGATGCGGAAGTGAAATCTGTCCCAGCTTCTTTTTTACCACCTGCAATACAGCAAAAAATACTTACGACTGCAGCAACAAATGTGTCCGCAGGAGCTGACAGTACGAAAATGCCAACTGTTATTTACGTGTCACCAGTgaacacagtgaaaacagtacttcCCAAGTGTTTGCAACCCATTTGCCCAAAGCCTGCCACAGAAGTTTCAAAAACATTAATAATGACAGCTACACAAAAGGGAAATAGTTCTTCTCCTGAGACACCAACATCTGACGGTCAGCAGCACCAGCGAAGTCCAATGAAATGGATTGTGCAAGAAAGTCCACAGTCATCAGCACCTTGCATTATTCCTGTCAAGTCATCAAATAACGTGGCCTCCAAGATCTTGAAAACTTTCTCAGACATGAAGAATGTAGAAGTTAACTCCGCAAATATTTTACCGCTCTGTTCTAGTGGTCCTGGTGGAAGCCAAACAAAAATCACACCTTTTAAAGATAATGCTCTGGTCATGTACAATGGGAAAGTCTATTTGTTGACGAAAAGAGGCTCTGATGTTCTGACAGCCCAAGCTGACAAACAAGCATCTTCTTCTTCTGACGCTTCACTTAAAAAGGAGACATCCAAGCTAATTGATTCTACCGCGGTCAATAAAATAACCAATAAAGTAGTGAATCTGGTACTGTCAAAAAGCAAAGGAATGGTGCTGTCTCAGAAAGATCCAAAAACATGTACAAACgcaaaaacttcttcaccaacTGGCTTAAGAAATGACTTAAAATCTGCACCTGCAGCTCCGGTGACACCAAATGCTAATCAGCAGAATTCCACTGTAAACCAGAGAAAGAGTTTGCCCGTCACCGAGAGCATTTCAAGCGGAGTGACCCCTGTTACAGCAGTAGGGGCACAGGAAAATGTGTGccaaaatggcaaagaaaagatTCATTCCCCCAAAGCAGCAAGTGCTGTTTTACCTCAGTCTAAGCAAGAGTGTGCTTTCAGTGAAGACTGTCAAAAG ATCCAATATGAAAAGATGGATTCACCGGGAAAGGTTATTCAAATCAAACACCAAGAGAAGCCACATTGGAAAGAGTacttgaaaataaggaaaaaatttggTCTCACTAAGGAGGAGAGAGTATACCTTAAGAAAATACCATTAAGGAGCTCCTATGAGAAACCAGAAGAAAGGGTTCGTTCCAGTAACAGGTTGACAAGGGCAAATTATTCTTGGAGTTCATCATCGTTAGATGTGAAAATAACGGATCAACATCAGGAATGTGTTGAAGAGGAAAAG ATAATTGTGGATCTGGAAGAGGATTtgactaagaaaagaaaaataaaatcttcaccACTGTCAGATggtggaaagagaaggaaaacgtCAGTCAGATCAACCACAAGTCCAAGTTCAGAAAATACCAGCTCAAGTTCCAGCGCGCCTAACAGAAGTGTTTCACCTCCACCAGTCTTACTGCAGCAAAGTCTTTCCACAGACTGCGTTACATCGTCTGTGCAGAGGGACTCCGAGCAAGACGCAGACTCTCAATATACTAACATTACAGACTCAAATATTCCAGTTTTAGTATCTTGTGAAGACGGTACTTCAGTTCTTGAAGGTTCTTTCAGAGATGATGTTTTCCCTTGGACTCCCCCAGACCTGGATGAAACAATAcgggatgaaaaaataaaacgACTTAAACAGCTCTTAAGAGAACGAGAAGCAGCGCTTGAAGAGATGCGtagaaaaatgcagcaaagctGA